In a single window of the Pyrococcus sp. NA2 genome:
- a CDS encoding ATP-dependent Clp protease proteolytic subunit, with product MDPLSGFLGSLIWWFLFLYLLLWPQMQYRQLQLARAKLLERLARKRNSTVITLIHRQESIGLFGIPVYKFISIEDSEEVLRAIRMAPKDKPIDLIIHTPGGLVLAATQIAKALKDHPAETRVIVPHYAMSGGTLIALAADKIIMDPHAVLGPVDPQLGQYPAPSIVRAVQKKGVDKVDDQTLILADVAEKAIKQVRDFIFDLLKDKYGEEKARELAEILTEGRWTHDYPITVEEARKLGLNVSTDVPEEVYALMELYKQPVRQRGTVEFVPYPVRQEGKH from the coding sequence GTGGATCCATTAAGCGGATTCCTTGGATCTCTCATATGGTGGTTTCTCTTCCTATACCTTCTCCTCTGGCCCCAGATGCAGTATAGGCAGTTACAATTGGCGAGAGCCAAGTTACTCGAGAGACTTGCGAGAAAAAGGAATTCAACGGTAATAACCCTAATCCACAGACAAGAAAGCATAGGGCTATTTGGAATTCCAGTTTACAAGTTCATAAGCATAGAAGATAGCGAGGAGGTTCTAAGGGCAATAAGGATGGCTCCAAAAGACAAGCCAATAGATTTGATAATCCATACCCCCGGAGGGTTAGTTCTAGCAGCTACCCAGATAGCTAAGGCCTTAAAGGATCATCCTGCGGAAACCAGGGTTATAGTTCCTCACTATGCAATGAGCGGTGGAACGTTGATTGCACTTGCTGCTGATAAGATAATAATGGATCCCCATGCCGTTCTTGGACCTGTCGACCCACAGCTCGGACAGTATCCAGCACCGAGCATAGTTAGAGCAGTGCAGAAGAAAGGCGTCGACAAGGTCGATGATCAAACTTTGATCCTGGCTGATGTAGCAGAGAAGGCAATAAAACAGGTAAGAGACTTCATATTTGATTTGCTAAAAGATAAGTATGGAGAAGAAAAGGCCAGAGAACTGGCAGAAATATTGACGGAGGGTAGGTGGACTCATGACTATCCAATAACGGTTGAAGAAGCAAGAAAACTTGGATTGAATGTCTCTACGGATGTTCCAGAGGAAGTATATGCACTCATGGAGCTTTATAAGCAACCAGTGAGACAGAGGGGTACCGTGGAATTCGTTCCATACCCCGTGAGACAGGAGGGCAAGCACTAA
- a CDS encoding transcriptional regulator, with the protein MAEIEIPLNPITRSEIHQLESILLFATLFRPEVIELIKDPAERLTWVDSLAVAAGAIAREKARMTVSEIARELGRTEQTIRKHLKGESKAGQLVRETYELIKQGKLNELIKTIEMIEKGGLKEVVAKEEYERLLQEYEKLKQEYEEVKAKVEAAELESLEKAKKEIEELKSKIEKLEEEKKELEKELKESKVKLMEYEAKAKRVDEVESKLKEYEEKIKNVEELERKVTELEGKVKEKEKAVEELEKEKEALENKIKELEDQIGRLKDGIRKAKEILEELL; encoded by the coding sequence ATGGCCGAGATAGAGATTCCACTTAACCCAATTACGAGGAGTGAGATCCACCAGTTGGAGAGCATATTGTTATTTGCTACGCTCTTTAGACCTGAAGTAATAGAGTTAATCAAGGATCCAGCTGAGAGATTAACATGGGTAGACAGCTTAGCGGTTGCTGCAGGAGCGATAGCCAGAGAGAAAGCGAGAATGACTGTGAGTGAGATAGCAAGAGAACTTGGAAGAACAGAGCAAACGATTAGGAAGCACTTAAAAGGAGAAAGCAAGGCAGGGCAATTAGTTAGAGAAACGTACGAGCTTATAAAGCAAGGGAAACTGAACGAGCTAATAAAGACGATTGAAATGATAGAAAAAGGAGGACTCAAAGAGGTCGTCGCTAAAGAGGAATACGAGAGGTTACTCCAAGAATATGAAAAGCTGAAGCAGGAATATGAGGAAGTAAAGGCAAAGGTCGAGGCCGCAGAACTTGAAAGCTTGGAGAAGGCAAAGAAGGAGATAGAGGAGCTAAAGAGCAAAATAGAGAAGCTTGAAGAAGAGAAAAAGGAACTTGAGAAAGAACTTAAGGAGAGTAAAGTAAAGTTGATGGAATATGAAGCAAAAGCCAAGAGGGTTGACGAAGTAGAGTCAAAGCTCAAGGAGTACGAAGAGAAAATTAAAAACGTTGAGGAGCTCGAAAGAAAGGTTACAGAACTAGAGGGTAAGGTTAAAGAAAAAGAGAAGGCAGTGGAGGAATTAGAAAAAGAAAAAGAAGCCCTTGAAAACAAGATTAAGGAGCTAGAAGATCAAATAGGAAGACTCAAAGATGGAATAAGAAAGGCCAAGGAGATCCTTGAAGAACTACTCTAG
- a CDS encoding KaiC domain-containing protein, whose translation MTRRVKTGIPGLDEILHGGIPERNVVLLSGGPGTGKTIFSQQFLWNGLKMGEPGIYVALEEHPVQIRQNMAQFGWDVREYEERGLFAMVDAFTAGIGKSKEYEKYIVHDLTDIREFIEVLRQAIRDINAKRVVIDSVTTLYINKPAMARSIILQLKRVLAGTGCTSIFVSQISVGERGFGGPGVEHGVDGIIRLDLDEIDGELKRSLIVWKMRGTSHSMRRHPFEITDKGITVYPDKVLKRGKIFEI comes from the coding sequence ATGACCAGGAGGGTGAAAACTGGAATCCCAGGACTTGATGAGATACTCCATGGAGGAATTCCAGAGAGGAACGTGGTACTGCTGAGTGGAGGTCCAGGTACAGGGAAGACAATTTTTAGCCAGCAGTTCCTATGGAACGGACTGAAAATGGGAGAACCAGGGATATATGTTGCATTGGAAGAGCATCCAGTACAGATAAGACAGAACATGGCCCAGTTCGGTTGGGATGTTAGAGAGTATGAAGAGCGAGGATTATTTGCCATGGTCGATGCATTCACAGCTGGAATAGGAAAGAGCAAGGAATACGAGAAGTACATTGTACACGACCTAACAGATATCAGAGAATTCATTGAAGTTCTTAGGCAAGCTATAAGAGATATAAACGCTAAAAGAGTTGTCATAGATTCCGTAACGACCCTCTACATAAACAAGCCAGCCATGGCCAGAAGCATAATTCTACAGCTCAAGAGAGTTCTAGCAGGAACTGGATGTACGAGCATATTTGTAAGCCAAATAAGCGTTGGAGAGAGAGGATTTGGTGGTCCTGGAGTTGAGCACGGTGTCGATGGGATAATTAGACTCGATCTTGATGAGATAGATGGAGAATTAAAGCGTTCCCTAATAGTTTGGAAGATGCGTGGAACGAGTCACAGCATGAGGAGACACCCATTCGAGATAACGGATAAGGGCATCACGGTGTATCCTGACAAAGTCCTGAAGAGGGGTAAGATCTTCGAGATTTGA
- the metG gene encoding methionine--tRNA ligase subunit beta has protein sequence MELYDVEEFWKFEMRVGLVKKAEKIKRTRKLIKLVVDFGNEERTIVTGIADQYSPEDLEGKKFIFVLNLKPKKFSGVESQGMLIVAETEDGKVYLIPVPDEVPIGAKVW, from the coding sequence ATGGAGCTGTACGATGTTGAGGAATTCTGGAAATTTGAAATGAGGGTAGGACTAGTTAAAAAGGCTGAGAAGATAAAGAGAACGAGGAAGTTAATAAAATTAGTTGTTGACTTTGGAAATGAGGAGAGGACGATAGTGACTGGAATAGCAGATCAATATAGTCCGGAGGATCTTGAGGGGAAGAAGTTCATCTTTGTCTTGAACCTTAAGCCTAAAAAATTCTCAGGAGTTGAAAGCCAGGGAATGCTGATAGTTGCTGAAACCGAAGATGGGAAGGTGTACCTAATTCCAGTTCCAGATGAAGTTCCAATAGGAGCAAAGGTGTGGTGA
- a CDS encoding DUF116 domain-containing protein, producing MKIERIIAKLVSIGADLSTRNAVRLALSIISEDEELTDQIYVEVKNKAYKEDLAKVPVEKRAIFIPQCLRNVKECEAEFTEYGWVCKKCGKCVIGEIIEYGEKLGYKQFYIVPGGSLVKKILKQKVPKGEIQGAIGIACWPELAEAAEKLSALKIPMQGVPLLRAGCINTIVDVERVKEVLRIGLEKGER from the coding sequence ATGAAGATAGAAAGGATAATCGCCAAGCTCGTTTCAATTGGAGCAGATTTGAGCACAAGAAATGCCGTTAGATTGGCACTTTCCATTATAAGTGAGGACGAGGAACTTACAGATCAAATATACGTAGAGGTGAAGAATAAGGCCTACAAAGAAGATCTTGCTAAGGTTCCAGTAGAAAAGAGGGCGATATTTATACCTCAATGCCTAAGAAATGTAAAAGAGTGCGAAGCAGAGTTCACTGAATATGGATGGGTTTGCAAAAAGTGTGGAAAGTGTGTGATTGGTGAAATAATAGAGTATGGGGAGAAGCTTGGCTACAAGCAGTTTTATATCGTTCCTGGGGGCAGTCTAGTCAAAAAGATATTAAAGCAAAAAGTTCCAAAGGGAGAAATCCAGGGAGCAATAGGAATAGCTTGCTGGCCAGAGTTAGCTGAAGCAGCTGAGAAGCTTTCTGCTCTGAAAATCCCAATGCAAGGAGTTCCATTGCTTAGGGCCGGATGCATAAACACTATCGTCGATGTTGAGAGGGTAAAGGAAGTTTTGAGAATAGGATTAGAAAAAGGTGAAAGATAA
- a CDS encoding class I SAM-dependent methyltransferase, which translates to MSLEELYRYLRWRMDPEDERAVERFHKIVQVFEKLRDSNLISGSRILDICAGTGIAGVALAKVLNAERLTVLDIRGADLDKVEKWMEIAGIKVEVEKVVGDARKVGKLVGEHDVAVLFGLTMPHFNAFDAVKLFAGVASILSEDGVFMLEETDRIYGIMYLIGYKDFLVESKGEDYTLISVHEGYDPVKGVFKRTYYKLPGFEKVSEEEHRLWDLASQLALGSVFFKDYKLISKSEHGVEGVSHIVYLRKPRKDVARAIYADLLKA; encoded by the coding sequence ATGAGTCTAGAGGAGTTGTATAGATACCTGCGGTGGAGGATGGATCCAGAAGATGAGAGGGCTGTTGAGAGGTTCCATAAGATAGTTCAAGTCTTTGAAAAATTGAGGGACTCTAACCTGATAAGCGGTTCTAGGATTCTTGATATTTGCGCGGGAACTGGAATAGCAGGTGTCGCTCTGGCTAAAGTTCTAAATGCGGAGAGGCTTACGGTCTTAGATATTAGAGGAGCGGATTTGGATAAGGTTGAGAAATGGATGGAAATAGCTGGAATAAAGGTTGAAGTGGAGAAAGTTGTTGGAGATGCTAGGAAGGTTGGAAAACTAGTTGGAGAGCACGATGTTGCAGTTCTTTTCGGACTAACGATGCCTCATTTTAACGCCTTCGATGCGGTTAAGCTATTTGCGGGCGTTGCTTCAATACTCAGCGAGGATGGTGTATTCATGCTCGAGGAGACCGATAGGATCTATGGCATAATGTACTTAATTGGCTACAAGGACTTTCTCGTTGAGTCAAAGGGCGAAGATTACACCTTAATATCAGTTCACGAGGGCTATGACCCTGTTAAGGGAGTTTTCAAAAGGACGTACTATAAGTTGCCTGGCTTTGAAAAGGTTAGCGAGGAGGAGCATAGGCTCTGGGATCTCGCTTCTCAATTGGCACTCGGAAGTGTATTTTTCAAAGATTATAAGCTAATTTCAAAGTCTGAGCATGGAGTTGAGGGGGTATCTCACATAGTTTACTTGAGAAAGCCCAGGAAAGATGTTGCGAGGGCTATCTATGCTGACCTTTTGAAGGCCTAG
- a CDS encoding Xaa-Pro peptidase family protein gives MRGNKEIFRKRLERFQELLKKNNVDGAVIRTLSTFIYFTGTKWLRPSLLIPAEGDPTVLVVKGEAELFKKKSWIENVVEYQRVEELMAYVVKWIKDNDMKRVGLEFGIERDAYLIFYKIFLRLNPTVEVVDILDLTMSLRMIKDEWELENIRKAGKIALKGMRVAEEEIKPGKSELEIAAEVVRELMLNGSEDPKVYVSVTPRAHAEPFRDLKVPENGVVTVVIGTDWNHYYANMARTFIVGDPGERVRKAIEIKKEAIKLALEETRVGVPISAVEKKIEQFFKEKGYGDYYLAGYTHGVGLLIEEPPIATIVVPQRATKIQENMVLSIIHPPLMLPEGAIKYENTYIVKKDKLERVT, from the coding sequence ATGAGAGGAAATAAGGAAATATTTAGGAAGAGATTAGAACGATTTCAGGAACTCCTTAAGAAAAATAACGTCGATGGGGCAGTGATAAGGACGCTCTCAACGTTCATCTACTTCACAGGGACAAAGTGGCTGAGGCCAAGTCTTTTAATTCCAGCTGAGGGTGATCCCACGGTTTTAGTTGTGAAAGGAGAGGCAGAGTTATTCAAGAAAAAGAGCTGGATAGAGAACGTTGTTGAGTACCAGAGGGTTGAAGAATTAATGGCATATGTAGTTAAGTGGATCAAGGACAATGACATGAAGAGGGTTGGCCTTGAATTTGGAATTGAAAGGGATGCCTACCTGATATTCTACAAGATATTTTTGAGGTTAAATCCGACAGTTGAGGTTGTAGATATCCTCGACTTAACCATGAGCCTAAGGATGATAAAGGACGAGTGGGAGCTCGAGAATATTAGGAAGGCAGGAAAGATAGCCTTAAAGGGAATGAGGGTTGCTGAGGAGGAGATAAAGCCTGGGAAGAGTGAGCTTGAGATAGCGGCCGAGGTAGTGAGAGAGCTAATGCTCAACGGAAGTGAAGATCCAAAGGTGTACGTCTCGGTAACCCCAAGGGCCCATGCGGAACCATTTAGGGATTTGAAAGTTCCAGAGAACGGAGTCGTCACGGTCGTTATAGGAACGGACTGGAATCACTATTACGCTAACATGGCAAGAACGTTCATCGTTGGAGATCCTGGGGAGAGAGTTAGAAAGGCCATTGAGATTAAGAAGGAGGCAATAAAACTTGCTTTAGAGGAAACTAGAGTTGGTGTTCCAATATCGGCTGTTGAAAAGAAGATTGAACAGTTCTTCAAGGAGAAGGGTTATGGAGATTACTACTTGGCAGGCTACACCCATGGAGTTGGATTGCTAATAGAGGAACCACCAATTGCAACCATAGTCGTCCCTCAGAGGGCAACCAAGATACAGGAGAACATGGTGCTGAGCATAATCCACCCACCGCTAATGCTACCAGAGGGAGCCATAAAGTATGAGAACACGTATATAGTAAAGAAGGACAAGCTGGAAAGGGTTACCTGA
- a CDS encoding SDR family oxidoreductase, producing the protein MLKIDLSGKLAFTTASSKGIGFGVARILAKAGADVILLSRNEENLKKARDKIKSESNVEVNYIVADLTKIEDLERAVRELNDIGEPDIFFFSTGGPKPGYFMEMTMEDWEEAVRLLLYPAVYLTRALVPAMERKGFGRIIYSTSVAIKEPIPNIALSNVVRIAMAGLVRTLAKELGPKGITVNGIMPGIIKTDRIIQLAQDRAKREGKTVEEALEEYAKPIPLGRLGEPEEIGYLVAFLASDMGSYINGAMIPVDGGRLNSVF; encoded by the coding sequence ATGCTGAAGATAGACTTATCCGGAAAGCTTGCCTTCACAACGGCATCGAGCAAGGGAATTGGATTTGGAGTTGCAAGGATTTTAGCTAAAGCTGGAGCAGACGTTATCCTTCTCTCAAGAAACGAAGAGAACTTAAAGAAGGCAAGAGATAAGATAAAGAGCGAAAGCAATGTTGAAGTTAACTACATAGTTGCCGACTTGACAAAAATAGAAGATTTGGAGAGAGCCGTAAGGGAGCTTAACGACATAGGAGAACCCGATATATTCTTCTTCTCAACGGGAGGTCCAAAGCCTGGATATTTCATGGAGATGACAATGGAAGACTGGGAAGAAGCAGTTAGATTACTACTGTACCCAGCCGTGTATCTAACGAGGGCCCTAGTGCCAGCCATGGAAAGGAAGGGATTCGGAAGGATAATATATTCAACGAGCGTCGCAATAAAGGAACCAATACCAAACATTGCATTGAGTAACGTTGTGAGGATTGCCATGGCTGGACTCGTGAGAACATTGGCCAAAGAGCTGGGGCCCAAAGGAATAACCGTTAACGGAATAATGCCTGGAATAATAAAGACCGACAGGATAATACAGCTTGCTCAGGATAGGGCAAAGAGGGAAGGTAAAACCGTCGAAGAGGCTCTCGAAGAGTATGCTAAGCCGATTCCCCTCGGAAGGCTCGGTGAACCTGAAGAGATAGGCTATCTCGTGGCATTCCTTGCCAGTGACATGGGAAGCTACATAAACGGAGCCATGATACCAGTTGATGGAGGCAGGCTAAACTCTGTCTTCTGA
- a CDS encoding deoxyhypusine synthase, whose protein sequence is MPKPKEIVLKRSEEIEGIPIEAPWFDDVERLEDVVRGYTRIGFQATHLGKAVEIWKKVEEKRAKGEEVRVFLGYTSNIISSGLREIIAWLVKEGKVDVIVTTAGGVEEDFIKALKPFLLGDWNVDDALMREKGINRIGNIFVPNDRYIEFEKYMIPFFERILKIEEKEGRPLTASEFIYELGRYMDEKLGKEKYRSVIYWAYRRKVPVFCPAITDGSIGDMLYFFKEERGDRKLIIDIANDIVKLNNLAVTAKETASIILGGSLPKHAIINANLFRGGTDYAIYITTAIPWDGSLSGAPPSEGVSWGKIKAKADYVEIWADATLVFPILVWMVMKA, encoded by the coding sequence ATGCCAAAGCCAAAGGAAATAGTCTTAAAGAGGAGTGAGGAGATAGAAGGGATTCCGATTGAAGCTCCCTGGTTTGATGATGTTGAGAGGTTGGAGGATGTTGTGAGGGGCTACACTAGGATAGGCTTCCAGGCAACGCATTTAGGGAAAGCGGTTGAAATTTGGAAAAAGGTAGAGGAGAAAAGGGCCAAAGGTGAGGAGGTTAGGGTGTTCCTGGGTTACACATCAAATATAATATCCTCCGGTCTCAGGGAGATCATTGCGTGGCTCGTCAAAGAGGGAAAAGTTGACGTTATAGTAACAACCGCCGGTGGCGTTGAAGAGGACTTCATAAAGGCACTAAAGCCGTTCTTACTAGGTGATTGGAATGTTGATGATGCCCTTATGAGGGAGAAGGGAATAAACAGGATAGGGAACATCTTCGTGCCAAATGATAGGTACATAGAGTTTGAGAAGTACATGATTCCATTCTTCGAGAGGATTTTAAAGATTGAGGAGAAAGAAGGAAGGCCCTTAACTGCCAGCGAATTCATCTATGAACTTGGAAGGTACATGGACGAGAAGCTCGGAAAGGAGAAGTATAGGAGCGTGATATACTGGGCTTACAGGAGGAAAGTTCCAGTATTCTGCCCGGCCATAACAGATGGTTCCATAGGGGATATGTTGTACTTCTTCAAGGAGGAAAGAGGGGATAGGAAATTGATCATCGATATAGCAAATGATATAGTTAAGCTGAACAATCTAGCGGTCACCGCAAAGGAAACTGCATCAATTATCCTTGGGGGCTCACTGCCTAAGCACGCCATAATAAATGCAAACCTATTCAGGGGTGGCACGGATTATGCAATCTACATAACGACGGCCATTCCCTGGGATGGTTCATTGAGCGGGGCTCCTCCAAGTGAAGGAGTTAGCTGGGGGAAGATAAAGGCTAAAGCTGATTACGTTGAGATATGGGCGGATGCAACATTAGTTTTTCCAATCCTCGTATGGATGGTTATGAAAGCTTAG
- a CDS encoding nucleotidyltransferase domain-containing protein, protein MPREKVVRVWDEREVVYSPKRWRILWEKREKALKIMELLKDFDPHVYGSVARGDVRKDSDIDIVIPYRVPSYLIELALGDLIQRRRIVMATPWHLIKGHIEIDEETTVTFFLVDPTDRELEFYKWGGMLDLWGVKTKQRVPGVNKKLILIIPTEKGHIEREVVGREPEVAKILGVSIDIVEERVKVLTRRDRIGRTGIYLDEEVPDWKSFEEFLKELADRDPNIRRRVRESFY, encoded by the coding sequence ATGCCAAGAGAGAAGGTAGTGAGGGTGTGGGATGAGAGGGAGGTTGTGTACTCACCCAAGAGATGGAGGATTCTGTGGGAAAAGAGAGAGAAGGCTCTCAAAATAATGGAGCTCCTTAAGGATTTTGACCCTCACGTCTATGGGAGCGTGGCAAGAGGTGATGTGAGAAAGGATAGTGACATAGACATCGTCATCCCCTACAGGGTTCCAAGCTACCTCATAGAGTTAGCCTTAGGTGATCTCATTCAGAGAAGAAGGATAGTTATGGCAACTCCCTGGCACTTGATAAAGGGGCACATCGAGATAGATGAGGAAACCACGGTAACATTTTTCCTGGTAGATCCCACCGATAGGGAGTTGGAGTTTTATAAATGGGGAGGAATGCTTGATCTATGGGGCGTCAAAACAAAGCAGAGAGTTCCTGGAGTTAATAAAAAGCTTATACTCATAATTCCTACTGAAAAAGGACACATAGAGAGGGAAGTTGTTGGAAGAGAGCCTGAGGTTGCGAAGATACTTGGAGTTAGCATAGACATCGTGGAAGAGAGGGTCAAGGTATTAACGAGAAGGGACAGAATAGGAAGAACAGGAATATATCTAGATGAGGAAGTTCCAGACTGGAAAAGCTTTGAAGAGTTCCTAAAGGAGCTAGCCGACAGAGATCCAAACATAAGAAGGAGAGTAAGGGAGAGCTTTTACTAA
- a CDS encoding D-aminoacyl-tRNA deacylase has protein sequence MKVIMTTKVDKASMNIKEKLIENFGFKEIDSLFDGNPVYRKDDVLILTTNDEMIYYDYLDKAIEKQLGFTPEIIVFASRHSSKQKLPALTTHVTGNWKEALYGGKEESFAVAIPSAMKLALLKMNELNDLGWTVCYEATHHGPTELDVPSLFIEIGSSEEEWVNEKAGEIIAETIMYVLDNYGKQKFKPALGIGGGHYAPKQTKVALESDLAFGHILPKYAQPVSREIILKAIERFHENVEVIYVDWKGSRGETRQLARSLAQELDLEFIKD, from the coding sequence ATGAAGGTGATAATGACAACTAAAGTTGACAAGGCATCGATGAATATCAAGGAGAAGTTAATCGAGAACTTTGGATTCAAGGAGATTGATTCTCTATTTGACGGGAATCCAGTTTACAGGAAGGACGATGTTTTAATATTAACGACAAACGATGAGATGATATATTATGACTATCTTGACAAAGCCATAGAAAAACAGCTCGGTTTCACGCCAGAAATCATAGTTTTCGCATCGAGACATTCAAGCAAGCAGAAGCTTCCTGCACTTACAACTCATGTCACTGGCAACTGGAAGGAGGCTCTCTATGGTGGAAAAGAGGAAAGCTTTGCGGTAGCGATACCTTCAGCCATGAAGCTTGCCCTGCTAAAGATGAATGAGCTCAATGACCTTGGCTGGACTGTTTGTTATGAGGCAACCCATCATGGTCCCACAGAGCTGGATGTTCCAAGTTTGTTCATAGAGATAGGCTCAAGTGAGGAGGAATGGGTGAATGAAAAGGCGGGAGAGATAATTGCGGAAACGATAATGTATGTGTTGGATAATTATGGAAAGCAAAAGTTTAAGCCAGCTTTGGGAATTGGAGGCGGACATTACGCTCCAAAGCAGACAAAGGTAGCGTTAGAGAGTGACCTTGCCTTTGGACATATCCTTCCAAAGTACGCTCAACCGGTTTCCAGGGAAATTATACTGAAGGCTATTGAGAGATTTCATGAGAATGTTGAGGTAATATACGTTGACTGGAAGGGAAGTAGAGGTGAGACTAGACAATTAGCGAGATCGCTAGCTCAAGAACTTGATTTAGAGTTTATCAAGGATTAG
- the ftsZ gene encoding cell division protein FtsZ yields MLKLVENVVERVSSEETKVQEVQVPQSSIDEELKKIVEQIKARIHVVGVGGAGCNTVNRMMEVGVTGAKIIAVNTDAQDLLKVRAHQKILIGRELTRGLGAGNDPKIGEEAAKESERDIRDALEGADMVFVTCGLGGGTGTGAAPVIAEIARKMGALTVSVVTLPFTMEGIRRAKNAEYGLKRLAKVSDTVIVIPNDKLLEVAPKLPIQMAFKVADEILVQAVKGITELITKPGLVNLDFNDVRAVMKDGGVAMIGIGESDSEKRALEAAEQALNSPLLDVDISGAKGALISISGADVKLEEAQQIIEYVTRNVDPKAQVIWGIQLEPELEKTIRVMVIVTGVTSRYVTFQEEAPAPSEEGTTPVRIDIPEI; encoded by the coding sequence ATGCTAAAGCTCGTTGAGAACGTCGTTGAAAGAGTGTCCTCCGAGGAGACAAAAGTTCAGGAGGTTCAAGTTCCTCAGTCTAGCATAGATGAGGAGCTTAAAAAGATAGTGGAACAGATTAAGGCAAGGATACATGTTGTTGGTGTTGGAGGAGCTGGATGTAATACCGTTAATAGGATGATGGAAGTTGGAGTTACGGGGGCAAAGATAATAGCTGTTAATACGGATGCTCAGGATCTATTAAAGGTTAGGGCCCATCAAAAGATCTTGATAGGAAGAGAGCTAACGAGGGGATTGGGGGCAGGTAATGATCCAAAAATTGGAGAGGAAGCTGCAAAAGAGAGTGAGAGAGATATTAGAGATGCTCTTGAAGGGGCCGATATGGTGTTCGTGACCTGTGGTCTTGGAGGCGGTACTGGAACAGGCGCTGCTCCAGTGATAGCCGAGATAGCAAGAAAGATGGGAGCTTTAACTGTTTCAGTTGTAACACTTCCCTTTACAATGGAGGGAATTAGAAGGGCCAAAAATGCCGAATATGGATTGAAGAGACTTGCCAAAGTTTCAGACACTGTGATTGTGATTCCAAATGACAAGTTGCTCGAAGTCGCACCCAAATTGCCAATTCAGATGGCATTTAAAGTTGCAGATGAAATTCTAGTTCAAGCGGTGAAGGGAATAACGGAATTGATAACCAAGCCTGGTCTAGTTAACCTCGACTTCAACGATGTCAGGGCAGTAATGAAAGACGGTGGAGTTGCAATGATAGGAATTGGAGAGAGTGACAGTGAGAAGAGAGCATTGGAAGCTGCAGAACAAGCTCTAAACAGTCCCTTACTTGATGTTGATATAAGCGGGGCTAAAGGGGCTTTGATTAGCATAAGCGGTGCCGATGTAAAGCTTGAGGAGGCTCAACAGATTATAGAATATGTAACGAGGAACGTTGATCCAAAGGCTCAAGTAATTTGGGGAATCCAGCTGGAACCAGAGCTTGAGAAGACAATAAGGGTTATGGTGATAGTTACAGGTGTTACATCTAGGTACGTAACCT